The following are encoded in a window of Miltoncostaea marina genomic DNA:
- a CDS encoding class I SAM-dependent methyltransferase: MGRWSRPVATRFVAWLGVPAGRAWLDVGCGTGALTAAVLAGARPSSIVGVDPSEAFLRHAAAHADDARAAFRPGRASLLPAGDGAFDAVVCGLALNFAPSAREALAEMARVTAPGGVTAAYVWDYAGGMELLRRFWDAAVARDPSAGALDEGARFPLCRPDPLRRVFADAGLTEVEVDVIRVPTVFAGFEDLWAPFLGGQGPAPAYVASLGGAARAALRESVRSRLPVAADGSIRLRAAAWAVRGTRPARPRPRSA, from the coding sequence ATGGGCCGCTGGAGCCGCCCGGTGGCGACGCGGTTCGTCGCCTGGCTGGGGGTGCCCGCCGGCCGCGCGTGGCTCGACGTCGGGTGCGGGACGGGCGCGCTGACCGCGGCCGTGCTCGCCGGCGCCCGGCCCTCCTCGATCGTCGGCGTGGACCCGTCCGAGGCGTTCCTCCGCCACGCGGCCGCCCACGCGGACGACGCCCGGGCCGCCTTCCGCCCGGGGCGGGCGTCCCTCCTGCCGGCCGGCGACGGCGCGTTCGACGCCGTGGTGTGCGGGCTCGCGCTCAACTTCGCGCCGTCCGCGCGGGAGGCGCTCGCCGAGATGGCCCGGGTCACGGCGCCGGGCGGCGTGACCGCGGCGTACGTGTGGGACTACGCGGGCGGCATGGAGCTCCTCAGGCGGTTCTGGGACGCCGCCGTCGCCCGTGACCCGTCGGCGGGCGCGCTCGACGAGGGCGCCCGCTTCCCGCTCTGCCGCCCGGACCCCCTGCGGCGGGTGTTCGCGGACGCCGGCCTCACGGAGGTCGAGGTGGACGTCATCAGGGTGCCCACCGTGTTCGCCGGCTTCGAGGATCTCTGGGCGCCGTTCCTCGGCGGGCAGGGGCCCGCCCCCGCGTACGTCGCCTCGCTCGGCGGCGCGGCCCGGGCGGCGCTGCGCGAGTCCGTACGGAGCCGCCTGCCCGTCGCCGCGGACGGCTCGATCCGGTTGCGCGCCGCCGCGTGGGCCGTCCGGGGCACGCGGCCGGCCCGCCCCCGCCCGCGCAGTGCATGA
- a CDS encoding helix-turn-helix domain-containing protein, whose translation MASLPPDRHLLRAKDLIDARYREPLDVPALARAAHASPAHFIRRFRRAFGETPHQYLLTRRLERAAALLRTTDHTVTRICLEVGLTSVGSFTSSFKRAYGVTPTAYRAAHPPAARRAPVPTCVVMAWTRPQGRAASEKPRRAGAASVVGDR comes from the coding sequence ATGGCGTCCCTGCCGCCCGACCGGCACCTCCTGCGCGCGAAGGACCTCATCGACGCGCGCTACCGCGAGCCGCTCGACGTGCCCGCGCTCGCGCGGGCCGCGCACGCCTCGCCCGCCCACTTCATCCGCCGGTTCCGGCGGGCCTTCGGCGAGACGCCGCACCAGTATTTGCTCACACGCCGCCTCGAGCGCGCGGCCGCGCTGCTGCGCACCACCGACCACACCGTCACGCGCATCTGCCTCGAGGTGGGGCTCACGAGCGTCGGCTCGTTCACGTCGTCGTTCAAGCGGGCCTACGGCGTCACCCCGACCGCGTACCGCGCCGCCCATCCGCCGGCCGCCCGGCGCGCGCCGGTGCCGACCTGCGTGGTGATGGCGTGGACGCGCCCGCAGGGTCGAGCAGCTTCGGAGAAGCCGCGGCGCGCGGGCGCCGCTAGCGTCGTCGGCGACCGCTGA
- a CDS encoding VOC family protein, whose amino-acid sequence MSLRVAYVGLWVHDQDEALAFYTERLGFELRSDVSLPEMGGYRWLTVGPPGQPDIAFTLNVPAPPVFDEQTAAEVRTAVAQGRMGGFILNCDDCRATYEELRGRGVEFSQEPTEVPYGIDAAFRDVSGNQIRLVQPAPAYA is encoded by the coding sequence ATGTCGCTTCGCGTCGCCTACGTCGGCCTCTGGGTCCACGACCAGGACGAGGCCCTCGCCTTCTACACCGAGCGCCTCGGGTTCGAGCTCCGCTCCGACGTCTCGCTGCCCGAGATGGGCGGCTACCGCTGGCTGACCGTCGGCCCGCCCGGGCAGCCGGACATCGCGTTCACCCTCAACGTGCCGGCCCCGCCGGTGTTCGACGAGCAGACGGCGGCCGAGGTGCGCACCGCCGTCGCGCAGGGCCGCATGGGCGGCTTCATCCTCAACTGCGACGACTGCCGCGCCACCTACGAGGAGCTGCGCGGCCGCGGGGTCGAGTTCTCCCAGGAGCCGACCGAGGTGCCCTACGGCATCGACGCCGCCTTCCGGGACGTCTCGGGCAACCAGATCCGGCTCGTCCAGCCGGCGCCGGCCTACGCGTAG
- a CDS encoding MaoC family dehydratase — translation MAARDPLYLEDLAPGRRFATAEHTVDEAEMLAFAGRYDPQPFHLDAEAGRDSLFGGLVASGWFTAGVTMRLQVESGPPVAGGMIGAGGRIEWPRPTRAGDTLRVETEVLEARPSRSRPDRGLVRILATTLNQRDEPVQTFEVTLVVPRRPA, via the coding sequence ATGGCCGCCCGCGACCCGCTCTACCTGGAGGACCTCGCCCCGGGGCGGCGCTTCGCCACCGCCGAGCACACGGTCGACGAGGCGGAGATGCTGGCCTTCGCCGGGCGCTACGACCCGCAGCCGTTCCACCTCGACGCAGAGGCCGGGCGCGACAGCCTGTTCGGGGGGCTCGTGGCGAGCGGCTGGTTCACCGCCGGGGTCACCATGCGGCTGCAGGTGGAGAGCGGACCCCCGGTGGCCGGCGGCATGATCGGCGCAGGCGGCCGCATCGAGTGGCCGCGGCCCACGCGCGCGGGCGACACGTTGCGGGTCGAGACGGAGGTGCTCGAGGCGCGGCCGTCGCGCTCCAGGCCCGACCGCGGGCTGGTGCGGATCCTCGCCACGACGCTCAACCAGCGCGACGAGCCGGTGCAGACCTTCGAGGTGACCCTGGTGGTGCCCCGCCGGCCCGCCTGA